The following coding sequences are from one Rattus norvegicus strain BN/NHsdMcwi chromosome 11, GRCr8, whole genome shotgun sequence window:
- the Adipoq gene encoding adiponectin isoform X1 gives MLLLQALLFLLILPSHEGITATEGPGALVPPPKETCAGWMAGIPGYPGHNGIPGRDGRDGTPGEKGEKGDAGVLGPKGDPGDAGMTGAEGPRGFPGTPGRKGEPGEAAYMYHSAFSVGLETRVTVPNVPIRFTKIFYNQQNHYDGSTGKFHCNIPGLYYFSYHITVYMKDVKVSLFKKDKAVLFTYDQYQEKNVDQASGSMLLHLEASFSTMIPTDCH, from the exons ATGCTACTGTTGCAAGCGCTCCTGTTCCTCTTAATCCTGCCCAGTCATGAAGGGATTACTGCAACCGAAGGGCCAGGAGCTTTGGTCCCTCCACCCAAGGAAACTTGTGCAGGTTGGATGGCAGGCATCCCAGGATATCCTGGTCACAATGGGATACCGGGCCGTGATGGCAGAGATGGCACtcctggagagaagggagagaagggagacgCAG GTGTTCTTGGTCCTAAGGGTGACCCAGGAGATGCTGGAATGACAGGAGCGGAAGGGCCACGGGGCTTTCCCGGAACCCCTGGCAGGAAAGGAGAGCCCGGAGAAGCCGCTTACATGTATCACTCAGCATTCAGCGTAGGGCTGGAGACCCGCGTCACTGTCCCCAATGTTCCCATTCGCTTTACTAAGATCTTCTACAACCAACAGAATCATTATGACGGCAGCACTGGCAAATTCCACTGCAACATTCCGGGGCTCTACTACTTTTCCTACCACATCACGGTGTACATGAAGGATGTGAAAGTGAGCCTCTTCAAGAAGGACAAGGCCGTTCTCTTCACCTACGACCAGTATCAGGAAAAAAATGTGGACCAGGCCTCTGGCTCCATGCTCCTCCATCTGGAG GCTTCCTTCTCTACCATGATACCAACTGACTGCCACTAA
- the Adipoq gene encoding adiponectin precursor has protein sequence MLLLQALLFLLILPSHEGITATEGPGALVPPPKETCAGWMAGIPGYPGHNGIPGRDGRDGTPGEKGEKGDAGVLGPKGDPGDAGMTGAEGPRGFPGTPGRKGEPGEAAYMYHSAFSVGLETRVTVPNVPIRFTKIFYNQQNHYDGSTGKFHCNIPGLYYFSYHITVYMKDVKVSLFKKDKAVLFTYDQYQEKNVDQASGSMLLHLEVGDQVWLQVYGEGDNNGLYADNVNDSTFTGFLLYHDTN, from the exons ATGCTACTGTTGCAAGCGCTCCTGTTCCTCTTAATCCTGCCCAGTCATGAAGGGATTACTGCAACCGAAGGGCCAGGAGCTTTGGTCCCTCCACCCAAGGAAACTTGTGCAGGTTGGATGGCAGGCATCCCAGGATATCCTGGTCACAATGGGATACCGGGCCGTGATGGCAGAGATGGCACtcctggagagaagggagagaagggagacgCAG GTGTTCTTGGTCCTAAGGGTGACCCAGGAGATGCTGGAATGACAGGAGCGGAAGGGCCACGGGGCTTTCCCGGAACCCCTGGCAGGAAAGGAGAGCCCGGAGAAGCCGCTTACATGTATCACTCAGCATTCAGCGTAGGGCTGGAGACCCGCGTCACTGTCCCCAATGTTCCCATTCGCTTTACTAAGATCTTCTACAACCAACAGAATCATTATGACGGCAGCACTGGCAAATTCCACTGCAACATTCCGGGGCTCTACTACTTTTCCTACCACATCACGGTGTACATGAAGGATGTGAAAGTGAGCCTCTTCAAGAAGGACAAGGCCGTTCTCTTCACCTACGACCAGTATCAGGAAAAAAATGTGGACCAGGCCTCTGGCTCCATGCTCCTCCATCTGGAGGTGGGAGACCAAGTCTGGCTCCAAGTGTATGGGGAAGGGGACAACAATGGACTCTATGCAGATAATGTCAATGACTCTACATTTACAGGCTTCCTTCTCTACCATGATACCAACTGA